The following are encoded in a window of Haloprofundus salilacus genomic DNA:
- a CDS encoding helix-turn-helix domain-containing protein, translating into MAIEASFTIEQADFPLSAVFEQLTDVSIELDRVVPTGEAVVPYFWISADDTAKLTTDLSADLGINQVKVIDQLEKQMFVRIDWNLDYESILTAIVNTDITLLSGIGNNKQWTFEVRASEQQALSDFQTYCQEHNIPVELTELHAISSLKSDREYNLTDGQRKALVLAYSRGYFDSPRDATQGDLADELKITRQAVSSRLQRGIRRLVASTLVTPDE; encoded by the coding sequence ATGGCTATTGAGGCCTCATTCACTATCGAGCAAGCGGATTTCCCGTTGAGTGCTGTTTTTGAGCAATTAACCGACGTGTCTATCGAGTTAGACCGGGTTGTGCCAACGGGTGAGGCTGTTGTCCCCTATTTCTGGATTTCTGCCGACGACACGGCTAAACTCACCACAGATTTGAGTGCTGATCTCGGGATCAATCAGGTCAAAGTAATCGATCAATTGGAGAAACAAATGTTCGTGCGTATTGACTGGAATCTCGACTATGAGAGTATTCTGACGGCTATCGTCAATACCGATATTACGCTCCTTTCTGGAATCGGAAATAACAAGCAATGGACGTTTGAGGTCCGTGCAAGCGAGCAACAGGCCCTCTCAGATTTCCAGACGTACTGCCAAGAGCACAACATCCCGGTTGAGCTCACTGAGCTGCACGCTATTTCGTCGCTCAAGTCTGATCGAGAGTACAATCTGACAGATGGGCAACGAAAAGCGTTGGTACTGGCGTATTCCCGTGGATACTTTGACTCACCGCGAGACGCAACTCAAGGTGATCTCGCAGACGAACTCAAGATCACCCGGCAGGCGGTCTCATCGCGGTTACAGCGCGGCATTCGACGCCTCGTAGCGAGTACCCTAGTTACTCCCGACGAGTAA